In one window of Methanolobus mangrovi DNA:
- a CDS encoding small ribosomal subunit Rsm22 family protein, which translates to MSDREIISTFKYVSRMKPEFMLSELTDYLKEKTSVKQVYKTLKPLFFDLGVDVVADEGDFRIVRAAPLKKIELTADEIKKNERFFKSTAVSRKMERLVEQYIEKKTSKNWDDEIVMEKIRKAIRDQKADYWKEGSSRKISYETGYSTLGYLAYQFPVYFVQFQYLLHDLAKEGMLKNRMKILDVGTGPGTIPLAIIDFYNRLDDRKANIHTIELFDENIEAYNFLVPQYAGIKSNVTIEEPIRADVSKLNVEKLPDNIDLMVFSNVLNEMKDLSMEQKADIVKNMAGKLSPDGSIIIIEPADKVNSTGMRTLTIMLKRMGIKIYSPCSFIWSGECTLETCWSFEHKRDIEPTRLMLKLAECNEPYRYINTDIKYSYAILRKDKLSRQNLIIPDKAKFARMSKIDMHNQKHINVIGSLMSEDLGDERYKLYRICDGTSKKAVYAVLPTHNLSEDNEVITKAQYGSIIKLFNVLVKYNETNDSYNLLIGKGTTVEPQYHDMDQ; encoded by the coding sequence ATGTCAGACAGGGAGATTATATCCACATTCAAATACGTTTCACGTATGAAACCAGAGTTCATGTTATCGGAGCTTACAGACTACCTTAAGGAAAAAACATCTGTTAAGCAGGTATACAAAACCCTGAAGCCCTTATTTTTTGACCTTGGAGTCGATGTTGTTGCCGATGAAGGGGATTTCAGGATAGTTCGTGCCGCTCCTCTCAAGAAGATAGAACTGACAGCTGACGAAATAAAAAAGAATGAGCGCTTTTTCAAGTCAACTGCAGTCTCCAGGAAAATGGAACGTCTTGTCGAACAATATATCGAGAAGAAAACCAGCAAAAACTGGGATGATGAAATAGTCATGGAAAAGATCAGGAAAGCCATCCGTGACCAGAAAGCTGACTACTGGAAAGAAGGTAGTTCCAGGAAGATAAGCTACGAAACAGGATACAGCACCCTGGGATATCTTGCTTATCAGTTCCCTGTGTATTTTGTACAGTTCCAGTATCTACTCCATGACCTTGCAAAAGAAGGTATGTTGAAGAACCGTATGAAAATACTGGATGTAGGAACCGGGCCCGGTACTATTCCACTGGCCATTATTGACTTTTACAACCGCCTTGATGATCGAAAGGCAAACATCCATACAATCGAATTATTCGATGAGAACATCGAAGCATACAATTTCCTTGTACCACAGTATGCTGGCATAAAATCAAACGTTACGATCGAAGAACCTATCAGAGCTGATGTCAGCAAACTGAATGTTGAAAAACTGCCGGATAACATTGACCTCATGGTGTTTTCCAATGTCCTGAATGAAATGAAAGACCTGAGCATGGAGCAAAAAGCCGATATTGTAAAGAATATGGCAGGAAAACTTTCACCGGATGGCAGTATTATAATAATAGAACCTGCTGACAAGGTCAATTCAACAGGGATGAGAACGCTCACTATAATGCTGAAGAGAATGGGCATCAAGATCTACAGCCCATGTTCTTTCATCTGGTCAGGCGAATGCACTCTTGAGACATGCTGGAGCTTTGAGCACAAAAGAGACATCGAGCCCACAAGACTCATGTTGAAACTTGCAGAATGTAATGAACCATATCGCTACATTAATACCGATATCAAATACTCATATGCAATACTCAGGAAAGATAAATTATCAAGGCAAAATCTCATTATTCCTGACAAAGCAAAATTCGCCCGCATGTCCAAGATAGATATGCACAACCAGAAGCACATAAATGTGATAGGCTCACTGATGTCGGAAGATCTGGGTGATGAAAGGTACAAGCTTTACAGGATATGTGACGGCACTTCAAAAAAAGCAGTCTACGCAGTACTGCCAACCCATAACCTTTCAGAAGACAACGAAGTTATCACAAAAGCCCAATATGGCAGTATAATTAAACTATTCAATGTGCTCGTCAAGTACAACGAAACAAATGACTCATACAACCTGCTTATAGGTAAAGGGACCACTGTTGAGCCCCAATATCATGATATGGACCAGTAG
- a CDS encoding B12-binding domain-containing protein translates to MKPEKQLFNKIIDKARESVLNFDSGEAESAVREAVDAGMDPVDLIELGFIEGMKEMGDRFEKGDVPLLHIFAASRIMEKGLSLLKSCAMENKLDLRIFGNIVMNV, encoded by the coding sequence ATGAAACCTGAAAAACAACTATTCAATAAAATAATAGATAAAGCACGGGAATCCGTTCTAAACTTTGACAGCGGAGAAGCCGAATCTGCCGTCCGTGAAGCGGTTGATGCTGGCATGGACCCTGTCGATCTTATAGAACTTGGATTTATCGAGGGTATGAAAGAGATGGGGGATCGTTTCGAAAAAGGTGATGTTCCTCTCTTGCATATCTTTGCAGCATCAAGAATAATGGAAAAGGGTCTTTCATTGCTCAAATCCTGTGCAATGGAAAATAAACTGGACCTGAGAATATTTGGTAATATTGTTATGAATGTCTGA